From the genome of Seriola aureovittata isolate HTS-2021-v1 ecotype China chromosome 18, ASM2101889v1, whole genome shotgun sequence:
gCTCAGCACAGAGAGGAGCCGCCAGTGTTTGTCCGACAGTGAATACCTTTCCTGAGGAGGCGGGGCTGTCTGAGGTCACAGAGCAGGAAgacagactggaggaggagtgagggTCATCACACAGAGAGGACTCATCTCTGTGGACTTTGAGCTGAACCAGGCCCGAGGCTGCTGGGCTCCTACCAGACCTGAGGAGAAGTGGAGAGTCAGGTCTTTATTATATACAAGAATATTCTGTCATGTTTTAGTATGaggtttctctttttctgaTCTGCTCCATGTTCACGTGCTGCCTTTATAGTGTGTCAGCTCTAATTCCATTAGTACAACAGTGGTTTATATTCAccactctgctctgtttctgttttattcactGATTAATTCATTTCTCATACATATATTCAATGTATCTGTTAAATTTCTAAGGGCAGTCTTGCACCAAACTCTCAGCATATCCACCTGACCGGCACTAATGTATATTCTATATTACAGCACATTACTATTAATGTACAGTGTATATTTACTACATAGTAGATTTAAtgtatagatttttttattttctatggtcagttttttcatttcattctgttttatatttttttttagtcgACTGTAGTTATTGTAAATAATTTGGCTTGGTCCTTAAACTTTTTTAACTGTTTGTATACCTGATGAGTCTCTGTCTTATTGTTCACACATCACACTGTAaagactgaagaagaagaatgtgacAGTCCAaccagcaggaggaggacagacacCACCACACATCACACTGAAATCTACTTTATACTTGTCATGGGTGGTGTTGGTGGGTAGTTGGGGGCCGTTCTTGGAGTTCTTCACAGAGGCCTGGGACCCCTCCTCTGATGACATTGGCCGGGGCCGCTGGCCAATCCCAGAGGGCTGCTGCAGGCCGGCCCCCTGCTCCTCCGCTGCCAACACCTGAGGGACAGGTCAGGGACAGTCATTTACCTGGATCATGGTTCATaaagacatcacacacataGTACACACATAGTACACACATAGTACACATAGtgcacacagtacacacacacacatcagagagagaacaggaccTACAGACACCAGGGTCCGGATGATGGCCTCGTCCTGCTGAGACCAGGGCTTTGAAGGGCAGCGGATCCTCTTGATAAACAAACTCTGCCACTTCTGTCTCAGCTCAAACACCATGCCAGCAGCCTGACAACAGGACACACAGCATCAGACAAAACTGACATGATTCAGTGAGAAAAGATTCAGCTGCAGAGTCTTTAAACAGGTTGATCagaatgtttctgttttatcttcATTTAATGTGAAAGCATTTGGGACCTGCTGCCTGAGTGCTGAGGTCATGAGACAGCTACAGCTGAGAGTGTTGTCCATATAACAATGGAATATTACATTACAAGATTCATTTAAAGTCCCTCCAGGAGCAAGTTTACTTCTGTTGGATAAAACCAGACTACatcactgtgttaatgtgtcgCTGTGGAGCCGTGTAAAGACCATGGTCAGATCCAGAAAACCTAAAACTAAGATTTCCCAACGTCACAGCAGTTCTGACATATTTATGTCTACGCTGCTTGATCAACAGCCGACACTGATCAGATATGTGGGTGGTCAAAACATCTGGGAACCACTGGTGTAGTACACAACACAGGTTAAAATCCAAACTGATTAAAATCCataaacaaagactgaaaaggttgtgatgacagtgatgacagtgatgctCCCTCACCTCTCTGTCCAGCTGGAAGACGAGCCAGTCGTCTATCCTCAGCTCAGTCTGgtcctctgtctcactgtcactgttgtcGTCCAGTGGACCGTCTGAGGGACACGACATGAAGACACAGACTGAACCAGAATCTCCTCCTGTCAGAAAACACTCATCAGGAAAGAGTGTTTTCATCAGGAAAGAGTGCTTTCACATGAGAAACGTTGTGACGTTGTGAGTTTAAGTAAGGTGAAGACTGTGAGGTCATGTCTCCTGTTGATCAGCCTCAGACAGGAGCAGACCAAACATGGCTGATGGTGAAACAGTGTGAGGTTTGGAGGAAATATCAGAAGTCTCATCAGAAGCCGTATCCATCTCCCAGGGAGGGAAGACTTGGTTTACATGTAATTCAGTATTTCTTATTCCTCCTCAGATTCAGGAACAACAATTTAACTCTGCTCCTGGTCCTGGTAGACCAGACCAGCTTCACTCTCTTAAAGGCTTTGTAAAGGCTGTGGGAGTTCTGCATGTGATCTGTGGACTTGGAGGAGGCTTGTGACCACAGCCCTCTGGGTATTGTGGGGATATGGAGTGATTGTTGTTTGTATAACCACAGAGAGACTGTGCCCTAAGTTAAACATGTTCTCTGTGCCTCATCACCAGCTGGTCTGTGGACAGAATCTCTATTCAGAGCTGTTAGCTGAATATAGTGTGCACTGTCTACCAGAATTAGACTGAAGGTCAAGAGGTCAGCATCAGGAGTGATACTAAATTCAATGCAGTCTGACCAACGATCTAAATATCTCACTGTGTGTTCTGACAGATAGACTCAGTCCTGACCAACACATGCAGTCTGTTCTATGACTAGTTTACCTGTGGCTCTCTGAGCGGCAGGCTCCTGCAGGGCAGAGCTGGGCAGCTTAGCACAACCTCCAAAGATGGCCACAGTGATGGGAGTCACCATGGAGCAGCAGCGCACACTGGCCATCCTGTGGCCCCGGCTCATCTCGTCGTAGATCAGCCAGTCTGTGGGAAGACCCCGGGCCAATTTGCCTGAGCTGTTCTACACAACAAGAACACAGAAGATGTTTTGTTTCCCTGTATGTGTCATACACGTgagatgaaacataaaaatgagtTGAGCTCAGGTTAACTTTCATACATGACATTGGCCTTTACTGTCAACTCAATACTTCCTCCatgtgtttcacattaaaagccttccaGTTGTTTAATTGGAagaattcttttattttttattgttagaCAAAGTGCTGAGCTTCAGTCAAACCGTTTTTCCCAGCTTGTATTTGTTTAAACCGACTGTACACAGTTTCTATCAGAGTTATCCTGTTATCAGCCTGTTatttcagctccagctcttcctttGGAATTTATGGGCTGTTTAATAAAATGGTTGTTAATCAGTCTGTCGGTGCTTTGTAAAGAGAAAATCCACTTCATCCAGTAGTTTGAGGTAAAGTGAAGAAAATACCAGCGGTGGCTGAAGTGGATCCATGTGTATTACAGTGAATTATGCTGAGGTAACTGTTGAACCTGGCTGGGCTGAAAACAAGAAGAACAGAGACCACTGTGAAGGTCTGACTCCTCTGTTCAACAGGTAGCAGGTGAGTTAAGACCCCCTGGGGATGAGACCACAAGGTGAGGACAGGATCACATACTCATGACGTGATCTGCTTTTACCTCCTTGAACTGGCTCAGGATAGAGGTGGGATGAAAGTGGACCTTCTTCTCCCTGTtactggagagcagagaggtcTCCTGGTTCAAGTGGACCAGGTTTGGATACATGCCAGCCACCAGGGCTGCCTTCACCACGGCCCAGTTCTCAGAGTTCAAGTTCACGTCACGGATGTCACTGCCTCCACGGGCCCGCACAAAACCTGGAGACCAACAGGTTCACAGTCATCAAcgtattcattcattcatttattcattcattcattcatttgacaAAAATTGTTACAATTAGAAATGTCAAGTAtctcattattattttgattattattgtgAGGAATGGTTGTTGCAGCTTAATTTTAATGTGATAATGACACAAaagcagtacacacacacacacacacactcacacacactcacacacacacactcacacacactcacactcacactcacacacacacacacacacggttgaCTGAGGATGGATTACAGAGTGAAACTGACCAATAGCACGGAGCTGTCCCAGCAGCTGTGTCCTCATGCCCAGGATCATGTCCATGGTGGCCTGAGACAGGAAGTTCTTCTCACAGAAGGACCTCTCCCAGCCCTCACTGCGAGCCTTCTGCCACGCCTGACACCACACgggacaaaaacatgtttttaacttttgtcCTAATTAATGACTCGATCAAGTGAAAATTCTGAGCTTCTATATATTTGACTTAAGgggatgaaaataaatcaaaacgcTAACgacattcatgtttgtgtgtgattaactCCTgtctaaaactgaaataaatcctGTTAAAAAGCCATTTTACAGTCCGTTACTTTCTCACTGTGTGAGACCTTAATCCCTCCACTGCCTCCTGCTGCCGTCAGACTTTTACCATAAGTGGGAAAATCTTCCTCTGGAGTGACGGGAAGGGTCTACTGAAGCATTAATCTGCTGATAGGTACATAACACAAGCTCCCACTCCCTTTAAAGCAAAGCAACATCAGGCTGAACTTCTTATCAgactatatataatatatacagttatCTCCCACTGTTTCATTTGAACAGTGTTTAGAGACCATAAGAGGAAAAGTAGTCAGTTTGACACATTCTGTTGGTTAGTAGAgatgtgtttttccttctttcctaATTGTTGATCATTGTTAATTAGTTGTGACCATATCCAGGTTGGGAGCTTCCCCTTATATCCATCACTTCACATATTCACCTCATAAAGCAGGTCTCATGTGGACACACCCACCTGGAAGGCTCTCAGCAGGGCCATGTGGTCGCTGAAGCTGCTGGATGTGAAACGTTTCCGACAGTGCAGAGCGGCTCTTTTCTGAGAGCCCTGGGCAGGAAGGACGAAGGGGTCACGGTAGGCCAGCGTACAGGCGATGGTCAGAATGGGGTCCAGACACTTGAGCACAACAGCGGACAGCACCATCTTACCCAGGTGGGGCTCTACAGGTAGATCAGCCAGGTGGTAGCCCAAATCAGTCAGGTCCTCATACTGGTCCATAGCATCTATTGTCTGAGGAGAAAGGtgacttactgtgtgtgtgtgtgtgtgtgtgtgtgtgtgtgtgtgtgtgtgtgtgtgtgtgtgtgtgtgtgtgttgtctacagtagggtttgttgtttgttaccTTCAGCATGTGCACAGCGTTCCTGATGGCGTGAGCAggaggaggttgaggagctTTGGACAAGAACTCAGtgactggagaggaggagggagccaGCAGCTTGGTCTGCAGACACAGTTCCTTAAACACAACACGACACACCGTCCATGAGTCTGCTGCAGGTGTGAACATAACTCTGTTGGTGCTTCAAGAGATTCATTTCATTCTATGAGAATCCTCTGATAGCATGGCAGCCATTgatctttttcttccttccgATGATGACCTCAAACTGAAGCAGACATCAGGCTAGAGGCTAGAATACAGTGATGTATAAAATGCATTACATAAGTCTATATAACACTTAGGACACTGTTGTATTTGTACAGTGAGCAGCACAGAGCCCCACACTGAGTAAACATCTCTGCTCTGGTTCACAGAAGTGCAGCAGCTCAAACTGCAgaacagctgctggaggtgaaCAGAGATCAGAGTAGTCGGTGATTCATAAATacactcagccaatcacagagaagcagaacaacaacagctCAACTAATGAAGAATCAGCTTCTGCAGGAGatcatgttgttgtgtggaTGGTGCAGAGTGACACGGCGTGAACACACAGGACCAAACATACtgtttttaacagttaacaagaaaataataaaaatgatgttcACATTATATCGTCAGTCTGAACCCTGTTCAGTCTTCATTCTGCTCCGTCtcatgtgacagtgaagtgtttgtgctgtgctacatttaaagaataaaacatgagaagCTGAagacagggtgtgtgtgtgtgtgtatgtgtgtgtctgtgtgtgtatgtgtgtgtctgtgtgtgtgtgtgtgtgtgtctacctgcAGAGGCATCCGCAGCAGCTGTGGAACCTGGAACTCCAACATGTTGTTGAAGCGGAGTCGACTGAAGAGGTGGAAGCAAACCCCCGGTCTGCAGCGTCCAGCTCTGAGGACACGTTACACACTCAGTACATTCTTTCACACCACTTTACAATCATAAACTATAAGCTGAGATCACTGAGGTCACTCTGTGTTACCTCCCCTTCCTCTGCAGAGCGCTGGCTTTTGAGATCCACACCGTCTTCAACATGGAGACATGACTGAGGGTGTCAAAGGACTTctacaacaggaaacacattcatcagttcatcatgGACCACAcgtttgtttcacttttatttaaatccaAGACTTTACCTCTTTGACTTTTCCCGAGTCAATGACAAACACCACGTCGTTGATGGTGATGCTCGTCTCAGCGATGTTGGTGGAAAGAATCTGAAGGAAAATGACCAGTTATCTTCAGTCAGTGAATATCTATTGATGTATGGTAGAAAGCAGCAGAGTGTGGATGTGCTCTGTGTACTGACTTATGCTAATTATTACAACATGTGATGAAAATCTATGAGTTTCATCATAGTGTAACAGCTTCTCTCTGggataagaaataaaataaatgttatggAAAATTTCtttagtttcacttttattaGTTACCATGAAGAGAATGAGTTAACCAATCAGGGcactgctggtgtgtgtttccCTTGAGTGTCTTGAAGGTTTTCTTtattaacccatttataccgggtGCTGCGTAGCGCAACATTGTTGGTTCCTCGTCATTTCCATGAcgcatgcagcatataaatatgtaaaatatgtataaatatatcatgaaaatgacgaggaatcaacaatgctgcaCTACGCAGCAGCAGGCGGGGGGGGGCTACGCAGCagcggcgggggggggggggggggggggggggggggggcgctacgcagcatccggtataaatgggttagGGTGAATACTCTGAGCCCTCTAATGACCCAGGTAAATCTAAAGGTAAAGTCTGAGACTCACTATCTTCCTGACACCAGGTGGAGCTGTCTTCATGGCTTTCTTCTGATCCAGAGTCTGCATGTCTGAATGAAGAGTGAACACCTGGAATCTGAGAGACAACTCTGTCAGACACActacacactgtcctgctgtgatagactgacacaaacagaccatgTTACAGTCAGTTACCGTCTGCTACAGTCAGTTACCGTCTGTTACAGTCAGCTACAGTCTGTTACCGTCTGCTACAGTCAGTTACCGTCTGTTACAGTCAGCTACAGTCTGTTACCGTCTGCTACAGTCAGTTACCGTCTGTTACGGTCAGCTACAGTCTGTTACCGTCTGCTACAGTCTGTTACTGTCTGTTACGGTCTGCTACAGTCAGTTACCGTCTGCTACAGTCTGTTACTGTCCGTTACCGTCTGCTACAGTCTGCTACATCattgtaataaaacattaaagataCTGCTTGATGTTCAGATGTTGTCTGTTCTTCTTATTTGCAGTTCATATCTCACCTATCAGAGTGGAAGGAGAACCTCTTGTCGTCGTACAGGATGCGGTCCCTGAGGGCCACAATGTCATCGTATCCGGGGAGGAAGATCAGGGCAGCACCTGGAGACCAAGATAAGCATCATCCACATGCTGTGTCATCTGgctgtgtgttcacagacaTGTGGTGGTGTGTAGTCACACTACTGAGGCTCACCGTCACTGGTGGTGGAGCAGATGTTGTGCAGCAGATCCATGATGAGGTCGAGGTCCACCCACTCATCATCAAAGCTG
Proteins encoded in this window:
- the ythdc2 gene encoding 3'-5' RNA helicase YTHDC2 isoform X3, which codes for MSNHGTASHKAAKSHSTPPRGSTYKGLKEIHIDEEVKIAVNLSLERFRYSDQREMEFPSSLSSTERAFIHRMAQSLGYISKSKGKGPNRFLTIRKKDGSDKPRPTMPLTLSHNSLYFIRSLLQRFPISNKERTDMLPNSKSGMSVPAEHDNSYDRNRASGRLNNGIPMVPRRRSPSDLDSFRRSLPVHERQEEIVQLIKGNRVVLVVGETGSGKTTQIPQFLLDECSRNGEPCRIFCTQPRRLAAIAVAERVAAERGESVGQTVGYHIRLESRVSPKTLLTFCTSGVFLRTLMAGDASLTTVTHVIVDEVHERDGLTDFLLTKMRDVLQKIPSLKLILSSAALDTDLFLQYFGSCPVIHLKGRQFEVQELFLEDVLRMTGFDSKDKTKYKEETQRKEKKQRRLTEWCKAVESSCGDEKQRSPQSVPGVLQDNSCLDRGDTSFNKLTETGSEQLEPWLLKEMDSCISSVFLGEDQDAFIQLFNLILYEGVNVDYTHSETGATPLMVAAGRGFLTHMEQLLNMGADISIKASNGWTALDFAKHFQQTEAADLLKSSIPLREASSLDESSLLQCDSAELSTEEQELLRLYHHSFDDEWVDLDLIMDLLHNICSTTSDGAALIFLPGYDDIVALRDRILYDDKRFSFHSDRFQVFTLHSDMQTLDQKKAMKTAPPGVRKIILSTNIAETSITINDVVFVIDSGKVKEKSFDTLSHVSMLKTVWISKASALQRKGRAGRCRPGVCFHLFSRLRFNNMLEFQVPQLLRMPLQELCLQTKLLAPSSSPVTEFLSKAPQPPPAHAIRNAVHMLKTIDAMDQYEDLTDLGYHLADLPVEPHLGKMVLSAVVLKCLDPILTIACTLAYRDPFVLPAQGSQKRAALHCRKRFTSSSFSDHMALLRAFQAWQKARSEGWERSFCEKNFLSQATMDMILGMRTQLLGQLRAIGFVRARGGSDIRDVNLNSENWAVVKAALVAGMYPNLVHLNQETSLLSSNREKKVHFHPTSILSQFKENSSGKLARGLPTDWLIYDEMSRGHRMASVRCCSMVTPITVAIFGGCAKLPSSALQEPAAQRATDGPLDDNSDSETEDQTELRIDDWLVFQLDREAAGMVFELRQKWQSLFIKRIRCPSKPWSQQDEAIIRTLVSVLAAEEQGAGLQQPSGIGQRPRPMSSEEGSQASVKNSKNGPQLPTNTTHDKYKVW